A region from the Drosophila subpulchrella strain 33 F10 #4 breed RU33 unplaced genomic scaffold, RU_Dsub_v1.1 Primary Assembly Seq141, whole genome shotgun sequence genome encodes:
- the LOC119558815 gene encoding LOW QUALITY PROTEIN: protein lethal(2)essential for life-like (The sequence of the model RefSeq protein was modified relative to this genomic sequence to represent the inferred CDS: inserted 1 base in 1 codon), whose translation MSVVPLMFRDWWXELDFPMRTSRLLDQHFGQGLRRDDLMSSVWNSRPTVLRSGYLRPWQKNSLQKQESGSTLNIDSEKFEVILDVQQFSPSEITVKIADRFVIVEGKHEEKQDEHGYVSRQFSRRYQLPNDVNPDSVTSSLSSDGLLTIKAPMKALPPPSTERLVQITQTGPSSKEDNARKVETSTA comes from the exons ATGTCCGTAGTGCCCCTGATGTTCCGTGATTGGT ATGAGCTCGACTTTCCAATGCGCACCTCGCGCCTCTTGGACCAGCATTTTGGCCAGGGTCTGAGGAGGGACGACCTCATGTCCTCCGTGTGGAACTCCCGACCCACTGTGCTCCGATCGGGATACCTGCGCCCCTGGCAGAAGAACAGCCTGCAGAAGCAGGAGTCCGGATCCACCCTCAACATCGATAGCGAGAAGTTCGAGGTGATTCTGGATGTCCAGCAGTTCTCACCCTCCGAGATTACCGTCAAGATTGCGGACAGGTTCGTCATCGTGGAGGGAAAGCACGAGGAGAAGCAGGACGAGCACGGCTATGTCTCCCGTCAGTTCTCCAGACGCTATCAGCTGCCAA ATGATGTCAACCCCGACTCGGTCACATCCTCCCTCTCCTCCGATGGCCTGCTGACCATCAAGGCGCCCATGAAGGCGCTGCCTCCTCCCTCGACTGAACGCCTCGTGCAGATCACACAGACTGGCCCCTCCTCCAAGGAGGACAATGCCAGGAAGGTGGAGACCTCCACCGCCTAA